The Salvia splendens isolate huo1 chromosome 21, SspV2, whole genome shotgun sequence genome includes a window with the following:
- the LOC121785530 gene encoding uncharacterized protein LOC121785530, giving the protein MEADKGIKLEDQETGNCFSSGVGLKREYGDCIGCFDLQDKIKKANEKCAFLESDIGMKDTVIDRLGLKAGFMELENIEFRDEVKKLKQKNEDLEKIIRDGAEKEKFAVLMNENKDLVCEKRKSESDLELWKLKCKEIEARVMELEKKLAVGTTKEGLDWQEMCSGKMDDHQGGSLSGFNVEGGAATDNQVNCGTPPVSYPSYRYAYTDGSKGATMILTLSMYLYLMLIATKGGRSRGQALLY; this is encoded by the exons ATGGAAGCCGATAAGGGGATAAAATTGGAAGACCAGGAAACTGGGAACTGTTTTAGTAGTGGAGTAGGTTTGAAGAGAGAGTACGGGGATTGCATTGGATGTTTTGATTTGcaagataaaattaaaaaagccAACGAAAAATGTGCATTTCTGGAATCAGATATTGGAATGAAAGACACTGTGATTGACCGTCTAGGGCTTAAGGCTGGCTTTATGGAACTAGAAAATATCGAATTTCGGGATGAGGTTAAAAAGTTGAAACAGAAGAATGAAGATCTTGAAAAGATCATTCGAGATGGTGCGGAGAAGGAAAAGTTTGCAGTTTTGATGAATGAGAATAAGGATTTGGTGTGTGAGAAGAGAAAATCTGAAAGTGACCTCGAGTTGTGGAAGTTAAAATGTAAAGAAATAGAGGCTCGAGTGATGGAGTTGGAgaagaaactagccgttggaacaACGAAGGAGGGTCTAGACTGGCAAGAGATGTGTTCGGGGAAGATGGATGATCATCAAGGTGGTTCACTATCTGGATTTAATGTAGAAGGTGGGGCTGCAACTGACAATCAAGTAAATTGTG GCACACCACCAGTTAGCTACCCGTCTTATCGTTATGCATATACGGATGGATCAAAGGGAG CGACGATGATCTTGACATTGTCCATGTATCTTTACCTGATGTTGATTGCAACAAAAGGAGGAAGGTCCAGAGGTCAAGCGTTGTTGTATTAG